One Gadus chalcogrammus isolate NIFS_2021 chromosome 22, NIFS_Gcha_1.0, whole genome shotgun sequence genomic window carries:
- the LOC130375620 gene encoding major histocompatibility complex class I-related gene protein isoform X1: MKALTGLLLLVFGHGVSSVLHSLHYFSTASSGLTAFPEFVGVGMVDEVQMIHYDSVSKRVVPKQDWMERYTIREDPDYLERETGRFLGNQQTFKANIGIVKQRFNQTGGAHMFQFMYGCELDDDDDSTDGYRQYGYDGEDFISFDLKTLTWVAPVRQAVPTKQKWDQNKAQLQYIKNYQTKECVDWLKKYLVYGKSTLQRTERPRVSLLQRSPSSPVVCHATGFYPDRVVVFWRRDGQELHEQVDPGEVLPNHDGTFQVSVDLNLTAVPQEDWGRYECVVQLKGIEDISTPLDPALIRTNWGKSGLTIPIIIGVLVLLLAAAAVVGVLLYKKRNASDQRHKPVGSDTSSENTEGQNPAPEAQPLTTGQS, encoded by the exons ATGAAGGCGCTAacggggctgctgctgttggtcttTGGTCACGGTGTGTCCTCAG tgctTCACTCTCTGCATTATTTCTCCACGGCGTCGTCTGGACTCACAGCCTTCCCAGAGTTTGTTGGTGTTGGGATGGTGGATGAAGTTCAGATGATTCACTATGACAGCGTCAGTAAGAGAGTCGTACCCAAACAGGACTGGATGGAGCGGTACACCATCAGAGAGGACCCCGACTACCTGGAGAGGGAAACTGGAAGATTTCTGGGTAACCAGCAGACCTTCAAAGCCAACATTGGGATTGTCAAGCAGCGCTTTAACCAGACAGGAG gtgcccACATGTTTCAGTTCATGtatggttgtgagttggatgatgatgatgattctaCTGATGGTTATAGACAGTATGGTTATGATGGAGAGGACTTCATATCGTTTGACCTGAAGACCCTGACCTGGGTCGCTCCAGTACGTCAGGCTGTCCCCACCAAACAGAAATGGGATCAGAATAAAGCTCAACTACAATACATAAAGAACTACCAAACCAAGGAGTgtgttgattggctgaagaaGTACCTGGTCTATGGGAAGAGCACTCTGCAGAGAACAG agcgtccgcgggtgtctctgctccagaggagcccctcctccccagtggtgtgccatgctacaggcttctaccctgacagggtggtggtgttctggaggagagacggccaGGAGCTCCATGAGCAGGTGGACCCCGGGGAGGTCCTCCCCAACCACGACGGGACCTTCCAGGTCAGCGTGGACCTCAACCTCACGGCCGTCCCAcaggaggactgggggaggtACGAGTGTGTGGTCCAGCTGAAAGGCATCGAGGacatctccacccccctggaccccgccctCATCAGGACCAACTGGG GCAAGAGTGGCCTCACCATCCCCATCATCATTGGGGtccttgttctcctcctcgctgctgctgctgttgttggagTCCTTCTGTACAAGAAGAGGAACG CTTCAGACCAGCGACACAAACCAGTTG GTTCTGACACCAGCTCTGAGAACACTGAGGGGCAGAATCCGGCTCCTGAGGCCCAACCTCTGACCACA
- the LOC130375620 gene encoding major histocompatibility complex class I-related gene protein isoform X2, with the protein MKALTGLLLLVFGHGVSSVLHSLHYFSTASSGLTAFPEFVGVGMVDEVQMIHYDSVSKRVVPKQDWMERYTIREDPDYLERETGRFLGNQQTFKANIGIVKQRFNQTGGAHMFQFMYGCELDDDDDSTDGYRQYGYDGEDFISFDLKTLTWVAPVRQAVPTKQKWDQNKAQLQYIKNYQTKECVDWLKKYLVYGKSTLQRTERPRVSLLQRSPSSPVVCHATGFYPDRVVVFWRRDGQELHEQVDPGEVLPNHDGTFQVSVDLNLTAVPQEDWGRYECVVQLKGIEDISTPLDPALIRTNWGKSGLTIPIIIGVLVLLLAAAAVVGVLLYKKRNASDQRHKPVGSDTSSENTEGQNPAPEAQPLTTG; encoded by the exons ATGAAGGCGCTAacggggctgctgctgttggtcttTGGTCACGGTGTGTCCTCAG tgctTCACTCTCTGCATTATTTCTCCACGGCGTCGTCTGGACTCACAGCCTTCCCAGAGTTTGTTGGTGTTGGGATGGTGGATGAAGTTCAGATGATTCACTATGACAGCGTCAGTAAGAGAGTCGTACCCAAACAGGACTGGATGGAGCGGTACACCATCAGAGAGGACCCCGACTACCTGGAGAGGGAAACTGGAAGATTTCTGGGTAACCAGCAGACCTTCAAAGCCAACATTGGGATTGTCAAGCAGCGCTTTAACCAGACAGGAG gtgcccACATGTTTCAGTTCATGtatggttgtgagttggatgatgatgatgattctaCTGATGGTTATAGACAGTATGGTTATGATGGAGAGGACTTCATATCGTTTGACCTGAAGACCCTGACCTGGGTCGCTCCAGTACGTCAGGCTGTCCCCACCAAACAGAAATGGGATCAGAATAAAGCTCAACTACAATACATAAAGAACTACCAAACCAAGGAGTgtgttgattggctgaagaaGTACCTGGTCTATGGGAAGAGCACTCTGCAGAGAACAG agcgtccgcgggtgtctctgctccagaggagcccctcctccccagtggtgtgccatgctacaggcttctaccctgacagggtggtggtgttctggaggagagacggccaGGAGCTCCATGAGCAGGTGGACCCCGGGGAGGTCCTCCCCAACCACGACGGGACCTTCCAGGTCAGCGTGGACCTCAACCTCACGGCCGTCCCAcaggaggactgggggaggtACGAGTGTGTGGTCCAGCTGAAAGGCATCGAGGacatctccacccccctggaccccgccctCATCAGGACCAACTGGG GCAAGAGTGGCCTCACCATCCCCATCATCATTGGGGtccttgttctcctcctcgctgctgctgctgttgttggagTCCTTCTGTACAAGAAGAGGAACG CTTCAGACCAGCGACACAAACCAGTTG GTTCTGACACCAGCTCTGAGAACACTGAGGGGCAGAATCCGGCTCCTGAGGCCCAACCTCTGACCACA GGTTAA